The genome window CCCAGACACGAAATCTTCCCACCAGTACCTTCTTGCCCACATATACCATGCCGCCCACACCTACCCTCCCGCCAGGCTTTGATGAGACTTTTGATGCCGGGTTGGAAAACTGGAAAGATTTATACGTGCTGACCACCCGCGCTCCCGGTGGAAAGTTAAGTTCTCGTATTCGTCAGAGCGCTGGAGCCCTGATCTTCGACATGCAGGATGCTGAAACCTACCTTTACCGCATCCATCGCTCAGTTATGTCGCCGAATATGGTTGTGGAGGCTGAGGTGAGTGTGGACGGTCAAAAAGATAACGGGTTTATGCTGGTTTGTCGTGTTGACGAGTCACTGTCCAATTGGTACGAGGCTCGTGTCAGTGGCACAGGGGCTTTCTGGATTTTGCGGTATGATCGTGCCTTGAAGGAACGCGAAAAGAAAAATCCTTACGTTCAGTTGATGTCCGGCACAGGGCCTGCCGATGTCTTTCGTGTTGGCGAGACAAACTCTGTGCGCTTTTCCTGCCTTGAAAATCGCATTTCCTTGCAATTTAACGGTCGCGGGGAGGTTTATTCCGTAGAGAACGGTGATTGGCGTCAGGGGACATTTGCCGGTTTTGGTGTATTTACCTACGAAAAATTACCTGTAACGGTGCGTTTTGAGCGCGTTCTGGCAAGCCAGCCGTAAACCAGCCTGCCCGAACCCTTTTCCTATCCCTTAACCACGGCGACCGGTCTCAGACGGGCAACCTTTCGGGCAATGCCTGCGCCGCTTACCGTTTCTACCACAGCGTCCACATCTTTATAGGCTTGAGGGGCTTCCTCAGCCAGTCCGGAAAGCGAACCAGCGCGAAGATGGATTCCATCGGCTTCCAGTTCCTTTCTCAAGTGCTCGCCGCGCACCTGACGTTTGGCTTCGTTGCGACTCATCACCCGTCCTGCTCCATGACAGGATGAGCCAAAAGAGATGCGCATGGAGGTCTCTGTCCCCACCAGCACCCATGAGGCTGTGCCCATGCTACCGGGTACCAGCACAGGCTGACCGATGGGGCGGTAAGCCGCCGGGATCGCCGGAGAACCGGGCCCAAAGGCGCGTGTAGCCCCTTTTCGGTGCACGCACACTTTGACCTGCTTTCCATCTACCTCGTGAGTTTCAATCTTTCCAATGTTGTGGGCAATGTCGTACACCTGGCGCAGATGCCAGTTCTTGACTTTCCCGCTCAGCACTTCCTCAAATGCCTGACGGGCATGATGTGCTAGAATTTGGCGGTTCAGGAAAGCGTAATTGGCGGCAGCGCGCATGGCTCCCAGATAGGCTTGTCCTTCCGGCGAGTCCAGTGGCGCGCAGACCAGTTCCCTGTCTGGTAATTGAATGCCGTATCTCCGCACTGCTCCCTGGAATTCTTGCACATAATCTGAGCAAATCTGATGCCCAAAACCTCGCGATCCACAGTGGATGGAGAGCACCAGACAGCCTTCAAACAATCCCATGGCATTGGCGGCTTCGGCATCAAAGATTTGATCTACCACCTCAACTTCCAGAAAATGGTTACCTGCACCCAGTGTCCCCAGTTGCTCCCGTCCGCGCTCTTTCGCCCGTGCGCTCACCTTTTCCGGTGCAGCGCCTTCGATACAGCCATTTTCTTCCGTGAATTCCAGGTCCTGTTCGCTTGCCATGCCCTGTTTGAGTGCCCAGCGCGAACCTAATCGGCAGGCTTGATCCAGTTCTTTGTCGCTCAGGCGAATGGCACCATGCGTGCCAACACCACTGGGACAGTGGTGGTCAAGGGCGGCTACCAGTGTATCCAGGTAAGGCTCGACCGCTTCATAAGGAATGGCGGAGGAGAGTAAGCGAACTCCACAGTTGATATCGTAGCCAATCCCGCCGGGAGAAATCACCCCTTCAGGGTATCGGGTGGCTGCCACGCCGCCAATAGGAAAGCCATATCCCTGATGCATATCCGGCATGACCAGCACGCGCCCTACCAGTCCGGGTAAAGTGGCTACATTTACGGCTTGTTCAATGGAAGCATCCTGTAAGGCTTTTTCCAGCAACCGGCGCGTGGCAAAAATGCGCACCGGTACACGCATTCCTGATCGAAACGTTGGAGGAATTTCCCACTCGTAATCGCTGACTTTTTGAAATATCTGGAGGGTAATCATGCTTTACCTCCTTTCTATACATCGAATGTAATGGTTGCTTCCAGTACGCCGTTTTGCTTTTGAATGGACAGATTGTGGAAGGTAACGGCTTTAATCTCTTTGGCAAGGGATTTCAGCGGTACGCATTCCAGTTGCGCTTTGAGCTTTGTGCCCTCAAACTTCAAATGAAATGACCGGGGAACTTTGCTTTTTTCCAGAAGAAAAAGAATTTCTGTCAGAAAGGCGACCAAAAGAGCCTCAGGGTCATCTCCCTCCACTGTTAAGTCGCTCAATACTGCAGGGACATCCAGTGATTCTACGCCCATCAGATGCAACATCCCTGTAGCGGCTTGCTTGAAAAATGTCGGCAAATCGGGCGCCCAAACCCGCAAGGACCAGTCTGCCGTATGCTCGATTTCCTCAAAACCCATCAAAGTTTTTGGTTCGCTTGCCATATTATAATTATAAGGTATGAACTTTCCCCTGCATCGCATGGAATTTCTGCTCAGGCAATGGCTTGAAGGTTGGTCTGGCTCTTCGGCTGAAGATTTTCTCCTGCACTTTCTACAAGAACTGGAGCGAATTCTCCCGCAGGTGCTGGCAAGCCAGTCTTCAGATCTCCTAGAGGAAATGAACGTTCTTCTTATCGTGGGAATTTCTCCCCAGGTGAGAGCCCATTTTCAGGAAAAATCTCCCGTTCTTAACGATCTCTTGCATTTACTTCAGCAGGTTGCCAGAGAGCAGGGAATGCGTGTGCATTTTTCAATTGAGTTCGTCGAAGACCCTCGCTTGAAGCTCGGTGAAGTATGGGTGGATTGGGAGATGCCTGAGCAGGGAAGCAGTACGCGCGCCATGCCCAACCCGTTGGGAGTATCTTTGCGCGAAACGGGCAAACGCGCATATCTCATTGTCCCGGGAGGCAATCTCTTTCCACTGGAACAAAGCGTGGTCAATGTAGGGCGAATGAAAGATAATCACCTTGTGCTGGATGATCCAAGAGTTTCTCGCCATCATGCTCAGATACGACGCAGTCCTGAGGGGTTCATTCTGTTTGATTTGAACTCTACCGGGGGTACAATGGTCAATCATCTGCCGGTACATCAGTGGACTTTGAGACCAGGGGATGTCATCTCGCTGGCAGGGGTCACCCTGGTATATGGAGAGGAAGAAGAACAGAATTCTTTTGATGAGGATACGACCGATACTGCCACTTTGCCGAAGGGAAACGCATAGCCTATGATTGCCATTGTTTTTTTGATTCTTCGGCTGGTTCTGGTCGTGTTGTTGTATGCTTTTCTCCTCTGGGCACTTTATACCCTGTGGAATGATTTGCGGATGCAAACTTTAGCCCTGCAGGCTCCGCAGATTCCCCCTATAACGCTGGAAGTGACCAACCTGATGGACGAACAACCGGCAACATTTGACCTGCCGGAAATTCTGGTCGGCCGTAGTGCATCAGCAAACTACACTATTCGGAATGAAACCGTCTCTTCTCAACATGCACGCCTGTCTTACCATCATCATCAGTGGTGGGTAGAGGACTTAAAGTCCACCAATGGCACGTTTCTCAATGGGGAACGTGTGGTTTCTCCCACGGTGGTGATGAATGGAGATGAATTGCGTTGTGGCCAGGTGAATATTCGGGTGACGGTACATGAACCTCAGAAACAACAGGTAAGGAGGATATAAGAGATGAAAGAACATGCTCCAGTTCTGGGTGTAATTGGGGGGTCTGGGTTATATCAGATGTCGTCGTTGACCGATGTGGAACAGGTGGAAGTAGAAACTCCTTTTGGGAAACCGAGTTCCCCGGTGGTGATTGGTACGCTGGAGGGTAAACGGGTGGCTTTCGTGGCGCGGCATGGGATTGGACACGTTTATTCTCCCAGTGAGGTGAACTATCGTGCCAATATCTATGCACTGAAGATGCTGGGCGTCAAGCAAGTCATCAGCATCAGTGCCTGTGGTTCGTTGCGGGAAGATTATGCGCCGGGACATATTGTCATCCCCGACCAGATTTTTGATTTCACCCATAAGCGGGCGCGTTCTTTCTTTGGAGATGGATTGGTTGCCCATGTGGGGGTGGCAGACCCGGTTTGTAAGGATTTGTCCCGGCAAGTTTATGAGGCTGTCCTGCAGGCTGGCGGTACGGCTCATTTAGGCGGTACATTGATTACCATCGAAGGTCCCCGTTTTTCTACCCGTGCCGAATCCAACGCGTATCGCTCCTGGGGAATGTCCATTATTGGCATGACGGCATCTCCGGAAGTGTTTCTGGCGCGTGAGGCGGAGATGTGCTATGCCATCATGGCGCATGTGACCGATTACGATGTCTGGCATGTCAGTGAAGCGCCGGTGACTGTGGAAATGGTCATTCGCACGTTGCTTCAAAATACCCAAATTGCTCAGCAAGCCGTGCAGGCGCTCATGCCACATGTGCCGGTTGCCTGTCAAAGTGGGTGCCAGCACGCCCTGGCAGATGCATTAATCACTGCGAAGGATCGGATTCCACAAGAAACCCGCGAAAAATTGAGCCTTCTGGTAGGGCGTTATCTCTCGTGAAGTCGTCAGCGGTTCCTTTCCCTTCTCCCATAGAGCGAGTACAGAAGCGCTTGCTCTGGTTGGCAGGCGCATTCTTGCTGGTTTATGCGATATTACTTACCCTGGCTCCGGCAGTGAAGGTGCGGGGCACGGGTTTCGAATTGGAATGGAGACACTGGCTGGGGTGGCTTATCTGGGCGGTAGGATTTGGAATCTTGCATCATTTCAGCCGACGTCTTGCTTTTGAAGCCGATCATTATCTGCTCCCTCTGGTTGCTCTTCTAACGGGATGGGGGATTCTAACCATCTTTCGGCTGGATTTTTTGCTTGGACTTCGTCAAGCCCTCTGGTTGGTGATTGGACTGGGGGTTGTGGCTTATTTGATTCGGCGTGAGGGCTTTCTTCAATTCCTGAAACAATACCGTGTTCTGTGGCTGGTGGGAGGGTTAATGCTGACCGCTCTCACTCTGGTTTTTGGTACCTATCCCGGTGGAGAAGGTCCCCGTCTCTGGTTGGGGTGTTGTGGAATTTATTTACAACCTTCTGAACCGTTAAAACTCCTTCTGGTGGTGTTTTTGGCATCTTACCTGGCAGAAAAGCCCTTGTCTCAGGCAAAACGCCTGCGCTTAATCCTGCCTACGCTGGTGCTTCTGGCATTAGCCATTGCACTCCTCTTGATTCAGCGCGATTTGGGTACGGCAACCCTTTTCATCCTGATATATACCTTAACCCTGTATCTGGCAACCGGAGAGACAAAAGTTCTCCTGTTTGCTGGAGGTGCTTTATTGTTTGCGGGGGTGGCGGGGGTGTTTGCCATTGACGTGGTGCGCTACCGTGTCGAATCCTGGCTCAATCCCTGGGCTGACCCTTCTGGACGTTCCTATCAAATCATTCAATCCCTCATTGCTATTGCCAGTGGTGCCGTGCTGGGTTCTGGGCCCGGTGTGGGATTCCCCTCGGTGGTTCCGGTAGCGGCTTCCGACTTTATCTTTACAGCCATTGCCGAAGAAACCGGGCTTATTGGCGTGATTGGATTGTTGCTGGCTTATGCACTTTTCCTGGTTAGAGGAATAAGAATTGCCTTATTTGCCAGCAGGCAGTATCACCGTTATCTTGCTGCTGGGGTTGTAGCCTATTTCACCTCCCAGGTTGTGCTCATTCTTGCCGGCAACTTGCGAGTTTTGCCTTTGACCGGGGTAACATTGCCTTTTTTATCTTATGGCGGTTCGTCTCTGCTCACTTCACTTCTTGCCGCAGCGCTTCTCTACAGTGTTAGTCGGGATGTGCGCGAAGAACCTGCTCCTCTGTACACTGTGAATGCTTATCTCCATCTTTTTACTGCTGGATTAATCCTTCTGGGAGGGCTGGCTCTTGTGGTGGGTTGGTGGGCGGTAGTGCGCCAGGATGTTCTAACTGCCCGTTTTGATAACCCTCGCCAATATCTTTATGACCGCTACGTTCAACGAGGAAGCATTGTCGATAGAAATGGTGAGATTCTGGTGCATTCGGTGGGCATGCCAGGACATTATCAAAGGGTTTGGGTCTATCCTGAACTCGCAAATACACTGGGGTATAACCACCCCTTATATGGAAAAACGGGTCTAGAGGCTTCCATGAATGCCTACCTCAGAGGCTTGCAGGGAGTGCCTTCCTCTCTCATCTGGTGGAATCGACTTTTATACAGTCAGCCTCCTGTGGGGTTGGACGTGCGCATTACCATTGATGAGCCTATTCAGCGGGCTGCCGATGCGTTGATGGGCAATCATCAAGGAGGGCTGGTGGTATTGAATGCCCAAAGTGGTGAAATCCTCGCTCTGGTGAGTCATCCCACATTTGACCCCAACCGACTGGGGGAAACCTGGCAGGAAATTATCTCTGACCCGCGTGCACCGCTGGTCAATCGGGCAGTACAGGGGCAGTACCCTGTTGGGAGTGCTCTGGCTCCGTTGATTTTGCTGGGAAGTGTTAACAAAACCCCTCTTCCAGAATTTCCCCAGGAACTAACTGCACCCTGTGGGTTACGTCCTGAAAATAGTACCTGGAATGCCGCCTTGAGTCAGGGATGTTCCTCTGCCCTGGAGTTTTTATTAAGGGCTTTTTTCCCCACAGAACTGGATCGTTTCATGCGTTCC of Anaerolinea thermophila UNI-1 contains these proteins:
- a CDS encoding RtcB family protein, coding for MITLQIFQKVSDYEWEIPPTFRSGMRVPVRIFATRRLLEKALQDASIEQAVNVATLPGLVGRVLVMPDMHQGYGFPIGGVAATRYPEGVISPGGIGYDINCGVRLLSSAIPYEAVEPYLDTLVAALDHHCPSGVGTHGAIRLSDKELDQACRLGSRWALKQGMASEQDLEFTEENGCIEGAAPEKVSARAKERGREQLGTLGAGNHFLEVEVVDQIFDAEAANAMGLFEGCLVLSIHCGSRGFGHQICSDYVQEFQGAVRRYGIQLPDRELVCAPLDSPEGQAYLGAMRAAANYAFLNRQILAHHARQAFEEVLSGKVKNWHLRQVYDIAHNIGKIETHEVDGKQVKVCVHRKGATRAFGPGSPAIPAAYRPIGQPVLVPGSMGTASWVLVGTETSMRISFGSSCHGAGRVMSRNEAKRQVRGEHLRKELEADGIHLRAGSLSGLAEEAPQAYKDVDAVVETVSGAGIARKVARLRPVAVVKG
- a CDS encoding archease, with product MASEPKTLMGFEEIEHTADWSLRVWAPDLPTFFKQAATGMLHLMGVESLDVPAVLSDLTVEGDDPEALLVAFLTEILFLLEKSKVPRSFHLKFEGTKLKAQLECVPLKSLAKEIKAVTFHNLSIQKQNGVLEATITFDV
- a CDS encoding FHA domain-containing protein, whose product is MNFPLHRMEFLLRQWLEGWSGSSAEDFLLHFLQELERILPQVLASQSSDLLEEMNVLLIVGISPQVRAHFQEKSPVLNDLLHLLQQVAREQGMRVHFSIEFVEDPRLKLGEVWVDWEMPEQGSSTRAMPNPLGVSLRETGKRAYLIVPGGNLFPLEQSVVNVGRMKDNHLVLDDPRVSRHHAQIRRSPEGFILFDLNSTGGTMVNHLPVHQWTLRPGDVISLAGVTLVYGEEEEQNSFDEDTTDTATLPKGNA
- a CDS encoding FHA domain-containing protein; translation: MIAIVFLILRLVLVVLLYAFLLWALYTLWNDLRMQTLALQAPQIPPITLEVTNLMDEQPATFDLPEILVGRSASANYTIRNETVSSQHARLSYHHHQWWVEDLKSTNGTFLNGERVVSPTVVMNGDELRCGQVNIRVTVHEPQKQQVRRI
- the mtnP gene encoding S-methyl-5'-thioadenosine phosphorylase; this encodes MKEHAPVLGVIGGSGLYQMSSLTDVEQVEVETPFGKPSSPVVIGTLEGKRVAFVARHGIGHVYSPSEVNYRANIYALKMLGVKQVISISACGSLREDYAPGHIVIPDQIFDFTHKRARSFFGDGLVAHVGVADPVCKDLSRQVYEAVLQAGGTAHLGGTLITIEGPRFSTRAESNAYRSWGMSIIGMTASPEVFLAREAEMCYAIMAHVTDYDVWHVSEAPVTVEMVIRTLLQNTQIAQQAVQALMPHVPVACQSGCQHALADALITAKDRIPQETREKLSLLVGRYLS
- a CDS encoding FtsW/RodA/SpoVE family cell cycle protein, which encodes MKSSAVPFPSPIERVQKRLLWLAGAFLLVYAILLTLAPAVKVRGTGFELEWRHWLGWLIWAVGFGILHHFSRRLAFEADHYLLPLVALLTGWGILTIFRLDFLLGLRQALWLVIGLGVVAYLIRREGFLQFLKQYRVLWLVGGLMLTALTLVFGTYPGGEGPRLWLGCCGIYLQPSEPLKLLLVVFLASYLAEKPLSQAKRLRLILPTLVLLALAIALLLIQRDLGTATLFILIYTLTLYLATGETKVLLFAGGALLFAGVAGVFAIDVVRYRVESWLNPWADPSGRSYQIIQSLIAIASGAVLGSGPGVGFPSVVPVAASDFIFTAIAEETGLIGVIGLLLAYALFLVRGIRIALFASRQYHRYLAAGVVAYFTSQVVLILAGNLRVLPLTGVTLPFLSYGGSSLLTSLLAAALLYSVSRDVREEPAPLYTVNAYLHLFTAGLILLGGLALVVGWWAVVRQDVLTARFDNPRQYLYDRYVQRGSIVDRNGEILVHSVGMPGHYQRVWVYPELANTLGYNHPLYGKTGLEASMNAYLRGLQGVPSSLIWWNRLLYSQPPVGLDVRITIDEPIQRAADALMGNHQGGLVVLNAQSGEILALVSHPTFDPNRLGETWQEIISDPRAPLVNRAVQGQYPVGSALAPLILLGSVNKTPLPEFPQELTAPCGLRPENSTWNAALSQGCSSALEFLLRAFFPTELDRFMRSLGLDRGYSLPIPVAAPQYRLAESPAQMMQLENWLQGSPLQMAVAVSALSNQGVLPSPSLVQAVHTPHQGWVVINRPFSSQVVSASVAQQAQQFLAMPGQLYWQTVAVVGKEQKITWMLGGTTREWKGAPVVIAGVLEEEDPQRAQEWLAVLFETILNSR